Within Ipomoea triloba cultivar NCNSP0323 chromosome 9, ASM357664v1, the genomic segment ataaataaataaataaataaataaatatataaatatatatatatatatatatatatatatatatatatatatattatgtgtatgtatgtatgtatgtagaaTTCAGTTCTCGTACGGTTGTACGGTGGCTTTAGGTGCgcaattttcttcttaaggtgcgtgattttccttctttaaggtgcgtggttttccttcttaaggtgcgttatttttctttttaaggtgcgttgtttctttgttaaggtgcgtgagttgttgaaacttaaggtgcgccattttaaaaccttaggtgcgtggtttgtgttcttaagatgcgtggcttgtgtacttaaggtgcgcaacGTGTGTTCTTaactgaaggtgcaccatttaaaaattttaggtgcgtgatttgtgtccTTAgattaaggtgtgtggtttgtgtacttaaggtgcgccattttaatgcttaaggtgagtaccgcacaaccgcacgagaAGGTATACCCACACTTGAACCCTTCCCtatgtatacacacatacatacatacatatacatatgcatatgcatatgcatatacatatatatatacatatacatatatatatatatatatatatatatatatgtatatgtatatatatatgtatatacatatatatatatacacacacatatatatatatatatatatacacacacacacacacacacacacacacatatatatatatatatatacacccacgCACGTGCACtgtgtttttttatttagcTGCATAGGCGCCCGGCTAGGCTACCTAGGTCGGCTAGGCCCTAGGTGCTTCTCTACTGCCCGACTGGCGCCTAGCacttactgcaaccatgattactaaacatatttgaAAGTGGTTTGTaacaacaaccaccaacaaAGGTTTTTGGAAAACTTGACCCGCTAAATATAGAAACATAAATGGGTTTCTACTTTATCAAGGAACCCCAATATATTTAGCTTTCTTGTGAGAAAATTCATAGAAACctaataaaactataaaaaaaaacatttttttggcAAGGAAACCTTCTCTTTTTCCCCTTATTCTTCTTcatgttttctttctttctttattcttCATCTTCGtctgtttctttctttttctcttaaaCCTTCTCTTTCCATCAATCTTCTTTTGATTCTTCACAAATTGAAGGCCATTGAAAAGAGAGGCTAATCTCTCCCTGAATAAGGACAGaaggagttgaaagtgtagCATTGAGTGAGAACAAAGGAATTTTCATATGCACATGCATGTCACATTCGCGGTTTCTCTTTCTTTATTCTCTTTAGAAAGCATTCTCTCCCTCTCGTaagggttttagggttttacCAGGGTTCTGGTTTCTTTTATAGTTTACTAGGTTTTTATACGTTACATACGCTTTCCCTGCCATGGACATTTACGAACTGGAAGAGCTGTGTGTGGCGGTCACCATCAATGTTGAGGAAATCATCGGTATTGTGGTATCTCAACTGACTATAGGAGTTAGTTTGAAGAGCGCTGATGATATGTGCTAAACACTGGTGGCTCGTCTTCTCACAGAGCGCTGatggtatgtatgtatgtatgtatgtatgtgggCTCGTTTGTCAGTAGTGATCCGAACAATTTTGGCTGTTCTTGGAAGGGTTATATCCAAATAAGAGTTTCTCTAGACGTGGACGACCCCTTCAAGAGATGgatgaattttaaaaagagaGATGGCTCTTTTATCTGGATTTCCTTCAAGTATGATGACAAGTTGGTTTGTATAGGGTAGCGATGGTGATTGGTTTatcaaaagatgaaaaaaaaaagaaatacaacGAAGAGTcttgactccccgagtgttggTTTCGAAGGAGACAATGCGAGAGATTGCTATGCTTTTAATCAAAGGAATGCGTAGTGGAACATGCGAGGTTGTTGAAGAGTGTGAATGGCATTTAGAAAGTGTGTGAGCAAAATAGGTAACTAAAATTTAAGTAGTAAGTAATAGGAAATAAGGGAATGAATTGTGCTATCTATGTTGCCTCACTGTGTGTCTTTAGTCGTGGAATATTGGTTCAATCGTGTTGGCTATTCAAAAGTGTGATCTCTTAATCCTCTTCctcctttgtgtactaaggcttcttaggcttaggagtaccatttggcaaccaaaaaccctaagagacattttatcaaacacctaggCTTCACACCTTCCTAATATTCCTAATCAAGGAGTTCCATAGGATCTAAGGTTGCAAAAGCTATATCCTAACTCAAATCAATATAATGATAGAGTCAAGATCTCAAACTCTTAAGAGATTGTGCAAATCTACTCAAGATCAAACCACATCAACAATccatagacaagaatagatctcCAACAACAAATGAATCAAGTCCACAATAAGAATTGAGAGATCACACTAAGCAAGcatagattcacacaactcAATCCTTAGATAGAATTAGCTAAGCATATTCATGAATCCAAAATCATAAacctaattcaatctaagaataAGAAAtgcaaatagaaataaaaataagaataaaaatagaaatcacctagtaaaATGGAATTATagcttcaatccaagcttttgaTCTTCACTTCATCAACAAAATGGAAATCTCTAAAATGTAAATCTAAGGAATTGTCTATGAAGAATTCTAAAAGAGAACTATTTTGGAAACCTCCAACTCTTTAAGAAAAGGAACTCTCTGAAAAATCCTATCTATCTTCCTTAAATAGCCTCCCCAAATTGCCCTACTTTAATTTCCTTCGCACTGTCTCGTCCATGTGcacatccacgcgtggatgggtACTAGAATTCATCCACGTgggctccacgcgtggatgggACTTCCTAGGCCTCCCGGGGCTTCTTTCCTGCTCTGAATGCTCGTTACGCTCATTTATGTTGCCGAGCGGCTCCCGGGACCTGTAGAATGTTCTAAAAACATACGACAGATAGCTTTGCACGTAGTTAGCTTATTAATGCACAAATTGTCATGGATTAGTCATAAAAGGATATCGAAACGCTATTAAAACTACTCCGATCTAGACCTAAATATAgtcatcttgggagcttatcaagtttccTCACTTTAAATctttgcttgccctcaagcaagagaATTCATCTTAAAGCACATAAGTTCCCAAGATATTATGCTTACTCAATTTGGACTCTCGGTCAGTCAAAAACGAATATCAGGGCTATCGGAGAGTCATTTTACTCTTTTGATAATGTGCCCATCTTCCCACTAGGCGGCTTGGCTAGaaggcctttgcacaatgagaggtgaatcaaattttggattgcatgcttgatgATGTGAAATGTGAGCTTTTGATTAACCAAAATGTGACCTCGGGGGTTttgctttatatgtatattcttagagtgtacGACACATATTTATCATCCTTTGAAGATAATGTAGAGGATTTCACCCTATCCGGTTGTCTACACCCTAGGCCTACTTGACTAATTGGTTGATCGGGTAACGTAGATACCTTCTCacttattaaataatttgggTTCGATTGTGAATTGTTAGAGGATGAGCAacctaaagtgtggaaactttggtAAGTGCCAAAAGTACTTACTCCTACGGTCTACTAAGGGGTTGTTTGATATCGTTTAATGCCTTTGAGTGAAACAATATGTGGTATCCACGCTTCGATGTGCTAACATTTGTGAGAATGCTACCTTTAGAATGTTTTGAAAGGAATTCACTAGGTTCGAAGTCATTAAGAGGTCATGAGACGATGCATAAGATAAACGAGAAGGACCGACCGTGGCATAGTCGAAACCAAACCGCGCAAGTAAAGGAGCATGTGGAGAAGGGAAAACATTCTGTGCACGGCTGTCCCACGCGTGGAGACCGGTGTGGGACGACTCCAGTAGCGCCCCACGCCGTGTCCACGCGGGACAACTTAAAAGCAAAAACGCGGGATTATAAATAGGGGGCAAATTCAACTTGGAAGGGAGTTCATCTTCAGTTCTAAAATTCCACTTTTTAGTTTAGAGAGTTTAGGGTTAAacttttagagagagaaaggtgAAGAGAGCAAGGATTTGAAGAAGATCAAGTGTAGATTGCATTGCAAttattaattgagtgatacttttacaATAATcgtataatcaaataaatgtacgcgttcaatattagattttttttttataatttcatctttaattttattatctaaatatataataaaaaaattatccgtgCATTGCAtgagtaattggacaattatttgctctaattcaagcaaggaaaacattagaaaacataattgatccaatcaattttatcaattgcactatataatattcgatattataatttttataattgtatatcgatccaaatatttttaaaatattataacaaatccattctgtgCAATACACGAGTAAAATATAGGTAGTAATTCTACTAATATCCatgtatttattaacttaattaacctaataattattagtcaattatactaatatatgtacaCTTTTATACgttcaatataaaaaaaaaatatgtacataGAGAATACCATAAAATTACTATAGTAATCACACGGCAGAATgagaatgataatttattttgttctcataGTAGTAtactttaatcttttttttttttttttaaatatagctTAATTATACTTGTAGTAGTATATACCTTAAATTTTTCAAGAAACACACACCCAGTGGGACTCGAACCGACAATCGCTTGATTAGAAGTCAAGCACCTTATCCATTAAGTCATGGgcgcatatattttattagtccATTTTGACAATAATATTAATGACGAGACAccattgtataattttaattatactaatatccatgtatttattagcttaattaacataataattatttgtcaattatattaatatctaTGTAGTTAAATTCTTagttaccataataattattaggtaattatattaataatgtacAATTATACTATTCATACATTcagtatagaatatatatataattaagccATAACATATTGGCCAATGAAATCATTGCATTTTTCCGCTCAGTAAATACTACGTCGTTTTTGGGGCTTAACTTTTTGcagattaaatatttttattaattactttttgaaACTCTTCGTCATTCAATGTGTATTGGATTTgggtgatgttttttttttttattttttatttatttttttatttttaatttcattaataaCTTTAAGATTTAAATATCCTGATATTTGAAAGGTTGTTTACatatcataatttttgtttgatATTTTGCTTCTTCGTATACTTAAATCATTATTACAAGCGATAAATACAAGTTTGAATGCAAGgggttaaaacgaagagttaagaCTTCCCGAGTGTTGATCTCGAAGGAGGTAATGCGGAAGATTGCTTAGCTTTTATTTAAACGAATGCACGATGGAACATGCGAGGTTATTGATGAGATGCGCAGAGTAACATTTGCAAGTGGAGAGTGTAATCAAGTGAAGTAAACAAATGTGAGATAAGAAATTGTAGTAAACAAGGGAGTGAATTGCGTTAGTTATGGTTCCTCACGGTGTGTCTTAAGCAATGGAAGATAGATTCAATCAAGTTGGTTATTCAAGAGTGTGATCTCACAATCCTCTTCCACAttagtgtactaaggcttcttaggcttaggagtacTTTGTTAGTAACCAAAAGCcgtaagagacattttatcaaacacctaagCTTCACACATTCCTACTACTCCAATTatggaattccataggatctaaggTTGCAAAAGCTATTTCTTAACtgaaatcaacaattaatgatCGACTCACGATCTCAAACTCCTAAAGGATTGGCCAAATCACCTTAGGATCAAATCAATTCAACAATCGaagacaagaatagattttCAACACAACATGAAGCAAATTCCACAATTAGATATGAGAAATCACACTAGGCAAGCATAAcaataggaattgaaattaaaacGAGATTAAAAGTAGAATTCACCTAGGAAATATGAATTACAATCTTCAATTCAACTTTGATCTTCAATCCTTCACCAAATTGGAATTCTagatatttctctctctaaaatgcTCTCTAAGAATTGTAAatctaaaaatgtaaaactCTAAAAATGATCCAACCTCCTGAAAATTCCTAACTAGCTTCCTTAAATAGccttcccaaaattgccctcTTTAATTTTCGTCCCGCACTTCCTGTCCACGTGCTTATCCACGCCAACCACGCGTGGAGTGCCGCGTGGACGCACACTGGAATTGTTCCATGTTGGCTCCACGTGTGGATGTGTCATCCGGTTGTCCCGGGACTTTTTCTTCGCTTCAAATGCTCATTATGTCCTTATACCTTGCCAAGTGGCTCCCGGGACCTGTAAAACATTCTAAAATACACAAGAGATAGCTTTGCACGCGGTCTACACATTAGAGCATAAAATGTCGTAGATTAGTCACAAAAGGATACTAAATGCTATCAATTCACCCGATATAGACCTTAATTCCTAGTTATCTTGGGTGCTTATCAAGTTcccacactttaaaccttgcttgccctcaagcaagacaattcaAATTTAAGCACATAAGTTCCCCAAGATAACTAAGCTTACTCAATTTGGACTTTCGGTCAATCAAAAATGAATGCGAGGGCTACTGGAGAGGGGGAAATCCTTCATGCTATCTACAAAGAATGTTGgctagatgtcatacaactcaagaaatatttctaGGAAGCAAAAACCCTTCATAGATAGACATTTAAGCAATGGGAACACACTTCTCACATCATgttcaagcatgcaaaccactagtgggaacgatgtacactcattaatcaacccttccatccaaacgccaaagcccaatcAAGTaagataagtgagggtaggggcatggactagtcaccgccaatggcttggggcgacccctctttcttctcacctcctaggataacgtcatcgggcacctgacttcacatggatctccatgctttttcgaaggtcggtgcaatgggtacccgaaccctagcgaagcggctcaccccctctcttgttttctcatctcctaggattATTTCTCGTAGAttaccgacttcacgtagagctatACGCTTGTTCGACGGTCAGTGCAATGGTTTCCCAcatcctagcaagatggcttcCCTCGGTTCttacctctaggagtggccttttgCCTTTCCTACTTTTCTTCATACATCCCCTCGTGCCTTTTTCTTAGGGTtttagggatttttcactctaatgctcaccaataggctcaccttttacCCCATGTCCtaccaagattagttcaattcaGGGCTTTACTTACAATATATTTCTCCAACTaagaagtgcacactcccacttcgagagatccttgactaagatAAGGTCCTATCTAAACAAGaagtgaacatcatgcaagcaagcAAGAATGTAAACCTATTCggttctaaacactctcatgggtgcaaaAAGGTAACTTTCCAacgatatttcaagaataaaaaaattattggcaTCTAGTTAAAACTCTCCCTAGATAGCACAAACAATGAATCACTCTCCAAATGGTAAACACACCCATCTATCATGACCACAAGAccaaattaagcaatcaagCATTTAAGCACAacgtgcgtcctttccacactttaaaccaaacatcaTCCTCGATGTTACCTTAGCTTGAGGACTTTATGGAGTAAAGGAGCACGAGTCTAATTAAGCAAATAAAACAaacccctttccacactttggaattgaCTATGGGTATGGGGTTACAACTATATTGATCCTTTGAGACACAATAAAATGGCATGCTCATCATTTGAGTAAAAGACTTATGCAAAGCTATACATACATTTTTCAcactttgaaattgaaaacggggcataaaatagaaaagggataagaggctAAACCAAGTATGTAtccctttttccacactttaactttCAACATCGGGTGCCCTCCGTTATCAAAGCTACAAGAACAATGGTTAGCATAGAAAAATATCAAGGTGCAAATCGGAAAGCTATTCAATTATTCCTAcgctctttttttttcttttcttttcttcattttcttctctcttttttcttcttttgaataaagcttggggtgcctcccaagagcactacgtttaacgtctttagcccgactcaAATGCAACAAAGAAAATAACCATCAAGCtaaaaaacattaaacataGACTATAGTAAAACAACTAAAGAACAACAAATGTAAAACATTAACAAGTACGTAAACATCCACACAAACATTAAAAGTGCATGGGAATAAAGCAAGTAAACTAAGAAGCAATATAAGCataaaggtaaagaaattaaaaggcggaaccccacgcatgGGGAACCTAATGTTTGCAGTGGGACATCATCAAACACAAATCAATGTTTTTGTTTCACTTTCTCttcctctctttttcttttcttgctaTGGGTTGGTGGTTCGGTTCATCATTGATCTCCGAAAGAAGGTGGACGGAACTGGTTAGCCAATTGAGCTTGCAGCTCTTCGATCATCCTAGCATTGTGCTCGACTGCCATCCTTGTCCGGAGGATCTCCTCATCTTGCCTATCATGGTGGGCATATAAAGATGTCATCTGCTCCTCTTGCCTCACACTATGGGCTTGCAAATAGTCCATCTGATCCTGATGCAACTGCAAATGAAAAGCTCGGGTGCACTCCCAATCCATCATGGTCGGTCTACCTTGCTGCGTGCTAGGCCCACCCTACTCTTGCTGCACATTCGGCTCTCCTCCATCCTCGTCCTCAGTATCAGCATTGTCATCATTTCCCACGGCAGGGGGATTGTTAGCATATTCGGCGCTCCGACCACCTTCATGCGTTGCGAAGTCTTTATGGACGACTTTACCGTCTTTGGGGACACATTCGATAGTTGCCTAATGAACTTGGAGAAGGTTCTCAAGCGATGTCAAAAGATGAATTTAGCACTCTCGTGGGAGAAGTGTTATTATATGGTTAAGGAAGGCATAGTACTTGGACATAAGGTTTCCAAGAGAGGGATAGAGGTGGAACGAGCTAAAATGGCAGTGACTGAGACTTTGCCACCCCCACACAATGTTACTTCGTTGAAGAGCTTTCTCGGGCATGTGGGGTTTTACCGCCGGTTTATTAAGGAGTTCTCCAAAATTGCAAGGCCACGTACGAGATTACTTGAGAAGGATGCCTTGTTTTTTATGAATGATGAACCTATGAAGGCATTTGAGAGTCTAAAAGGTGTCATGGTAAACACCCCGATACTTGTGGGACCGAAATGGGATCAACCATTTGAGCTTATGTGTGATGCAAACAATTTTTCCATCGGGGTAGTATTGGGACAAAGAAAAGAGAAGTCATTCCATCCTATTGCATATGCACGTAGGATGctaagaaaaacacaaaaagcCTACACCACCACCGAAAAGGAGTTGTTAGCAATCGTGTTTGCATTGGACAAGTTTAAATCATACCTTTTGATGTCCAAAGTAATTGCGCACACCGATCACACCACAATAAGGTTTCTCATGACAAAATCGGAAGCAAAACTGAGGCTAATACAATGGATTTTATTGCTACAAGAGTTTGATGTGACCATTGTGGATAGGAAAAGGGCGGAGAACAATGCGGCGGATCATCTATCTAgacttgaaaatgaaaaagggcAAGACATGACTGTGGAGATTGATGAGTACTTTCCGGAAGAGAAGCTATTAGGAATATTCCTCACCCTGTGGTATGCCGACATAGCCAACTATttagtggggggggggggggggggggttcccNNNNNNNNNNNNNNNNNNNNNNNNNNNNNNNNNNNNNNNNNNNNNNNNNNNNNNNNNNNNNNNNNNNNNNNNNNNNNNNNNNNNNNNNNNNNNNNNNNNNNNNNNNNNNNNNNNNNNNNNNNNNNNNNNNNNNNNNNNNNNNNNNNNNNNNNNNNNNNNNNNNNNNNNNNNNNNNNNNNNNNNNNNNNNNNNNNNNNNNNNNNNNNNNNNNNNNNNNNNNNNNNNNNNNNNNNNNNNNNNNNNNNNNNNNNNNNNNNNNNNNNNNNNNNNNNNNNNNNNNNNNNNNNNNNNNNNNNNNNNNNNNNNNNNNNNNNNNNNNNNNNNNNNNNNNNNNNNNNNNNNNNNNNNNNNNNNNNNNNNNNNNNNNNNNNNNNNNNNNNNNNNNNNNNNNNNNNNNNNNNNNNNNNNNNNNNNNNNNNNNNNNNNNNNNNNNNNNNNNNNNNNNNNNNNNNNNNNNNNNNNNNNNNNNNNNNNNNNNNNNNNNNNNNNNNNNNNNNNNNNNNNNNNNNNNNNNNNNNNNNNNNNNNNNNNNNNNNNNNNNNNNNNNNNNggggggggggggggggggagggtgTGTTACCGGAGTTCTTGGATGTACATGCAAAAAGGAAATTGAAAGCGGAGTCCCGATTCTATTTCTGGGATGAACCCTATCTTTTCAGAGACATTATTAAACCTCTTATTTATTAtcactagtttttcacgcgcaatagaataggataatgcccaatgtttatttttaaataagtacttcaaagtatatcaatacaacattatatatgagatgttcatgcatatgttaTTGAATgcaaagtatataaatgcaagataatatatgagaggttgattataattgtcactaaaataaatgtttacaattttgtaaaacGCTAATTAagtacttagtctaaaaatgttagtataaatagatactccctctatctcattttacctgtcatatttaatattcattggtcaaaccaaatctttcttcattgcttattttcttaagtaattttttattatttttaaatttagttttttttgtgtttaatagtacttttaatgtagtttctaaatatataaattttatatattaatgtaatttaatattatgaaaaattggattaaaaataactctagTCAAGCCTCgataaacgaaccagacaaccaaaatggggcGGAGGTagtactacttttggtaataaaaatttatacattttaaatcatattaataaagaaatatgatttacctttaaagtgatcAACTGTGATGTAgtacaaaaaatattacggggtagtttcccgctttaatttattgagtttttttattgtcttctttgtcaacaaatccttcctaagtagttaatatgattgacttcaaattattatttttttaaaaaaaaattctatgttattaatagaatacttggtaaataaatatataacattattttgtattataactttgatacggagtatttaattacaacatagtgtaaaaagaagataatggatAGTGTAgtgaatatatttaattaatgaatttgaaggtaaggacaGAATATTTGCatgtaagaaaataaagacattataactaattaaattatatctcttttaaaattttttgataatataatgaataatttttttagtagaaaataaagacaatataaataatgaaattaatttttattgtagaaaataaagacaatacaactaatgaaattatatctcttttttaattctttgataatgaataatttttttgaataaaggcattgtaaacatcgaattctaaattaaagaaatgcatatgtattatttctGTTGTTGTagatactaatttatttaatttaatgagaGTAATAAAGTGAAGTACTtactttttcaataatatactcaataatatttgtagtatatttaagtatttaacaattatgtgGAGAGGTTCTCCGCCTTTGTGCTTGAACTATTTATTGCCTTAATATATGATGGTTTtgttggttttaaaaaaaaaaaagtatttaacaattatgtcaattttgattgggatgagttctgaacctaagacatttcttataaaaattaatgagtaagttaaaagttatcgaaatatttcgttactaaagtttatattaaTGGAATGTGGAGTTATTTAAggggaataaaataaaataatataatagaggattaacaaggaaaatcataaaaaattactgAAATCACAATAATATGAACCAAGTAAATAATTACGGCCAACATTTTGTTCTTCCCGTTAGAGTCCTAACTTTATTAGTTCTTAttaatattgtatgtatatatgtagatGCAtgtagatatagattattaacTTGCGATTCCAGTGGCATACTggcatatatatttattggatTACATAGGGGCATAATTAACTAGAAAGAAGGACTTGACATTGTTAGGGGTAACATAGGGGCTTGTATCCCACATCAATGTAGCAGAAAGATTGTTGGTTTTCTCAGTGGGATGATTGTAGTCCCAAAACAAAAAGTTGTTGACATCTGGGCATAACTCATAAGATGTCATTCCTCGTTTTCCTCCACAACTTGGATCTCCTCTAAATGGACCACTGCCACAACATGCAACTTTCACCTCTGTGAAACCTTAtaacattaaaagaaaaaaaaatcaagtgaaACGTCGTATAATACtattgaataaaaatttaactcTACGTGTGAGAATATAATCATGTGAGACATGCAATATTGTTTAATACATAtccaatatatttttaatatttcttataAGTGTATTATAATTACTTGACAAGATGACAAGACTTTGAGGTTAAAACAAGATTAATACTAGATATTGTACCGCAATGCAAAGTGATCGAAAAAATTATTAACTCAATGATGTAATTTTTTTACTGTGACAAATAGAACTTACCATAACTAGATGGATTACTAATTGTATCTATGGCAGATTGGAAATAATCAAAGTAGGAATACTTGAATCCTGGTAAATTCGTGGCTAAATTGTTGAACATTTTTTGTAGAGCCTCATTATGCAATTTGGCCAAGGTCTGAAGAATCTCCACACATTCACTACTGCCAGTTTGAAAGTTGGCAGCCCTAGCAGATGGTACACATCCTATAGCACCCACCGAGAGAATAACGAATTTCCTTCCTCCTTCCTTGTATATTTCctgttaaaatataatatagaaacacgaaaaaaaaaatgtaattaacacCCACATTTTCCTGATCGGTCTATAATATTTTGTAGATCAACtgtaaattaatatcacttAATTGGCCAAAAACCTTGTGATCAACCGGCATAGCTGTGACTCTTACAAATGAAAGTTTAGTATTGATTCTTTGGGTTTAAATAAGTTGATAGATActaattgtaatagagttaatagtactaaaaaagattaaattaattaatatcaccTGGAAAACAGTTGACATATTACCAACCACCATATCTACGTATTGATTCTGGGTATATAAATTTAGAAGGGTGGAGTTGGTTATGAAAGTGCTATAGTCGTTACTGCCAATGCTAAACATGTAGACAGCATTAGAGAGCAGTCGCTTTGATCCGTCACTCCCCACCTCCTGCTTCAATTGTTGTGAGACTTTGTTGAAATATCCCAGCTGTGCTTTGAAAGAAATTACCTGTAAGGATCAAGCATGTAATTATATTAGCTGATCACATCGTCAATTAAGTACACCATCCTCCTCTCATCTAAATGTGTTGGACTATGCTTACTTCTCGTAGATTACTCATTCTGTAAGTTAATCACGCTTAACCATAGTTATTGTACTATGTTTACTTCTCAGTACTTAATTTGATTGTTAGTGTTAATTTGTTTTCACAATATATGTGTTGGTTTTTACGGCTGCGAGAAAACCGTTCGGCTAGCTAGTCAGCACCACCGTAAAAACTTAGGGATAACAATGTTTAACACAAGAAC encodes:
- the LOC116030742 gene encoding GDSL esterase/lipase 1-like, which encodes MFVFGDSLFDAGNNNYINTTNDFKANFRPYGETSFPDPTGRFADGLLIPDHIANFANKPFVKPYLAMKKLNGLFINGVNFASAGAGSLDGTNAGMVISFKAQLGYFNKVSQQLKQEVGSDGSKRLLSNAVYMFSIGSNDYSTFITNSTLLNLYTQNQYVDMVVGNMSTVFQEIYKEGGRKFVILSVGAIGCVPSARAANFQTGSSECVEILQTLAKLHNEALQKMFNNLATNLPGFKYSYFDYFQSAIDTISNPSSYGFTEVKVACCGSGPFRGDPSCGGKRGMTSYELCPDVNNFLFWDYNHPTEKTNNLSATLMWDTSPYVTPNNVKSFFLVNYAPM